A window from Malassezia restricta chromosome I, complete sequence encodes these proteins:
- a CDS encoding phospholipid-translocating ATPase: MVPRIRTRRAEDDECDAFLPSGVDEERPKRAPRVWRWRWVRWSRPAVPTNRTIVLGEPGRYPPNVVRNQKYNLVTFLPLVLYEQFKFFFNLYFLLVALSQFIPALKIGFLVTYIAPLSFVLLVTISKEALDDYERHQRDAESNSSPYEVLGHRPPLDVEAPVPATLPSSRLQVGHLVVLHKNQRVPADMVLLKTYTADADDTSESGTCFVRTDQLDGETDWKLRLAVPATQPLSENEIAALRSRAVVVAGPPSKDLHSFVGTFTIHPPDESPTWGAEDLALAAQPQVTPLSVDHMLWANTVLAAGRAIGMVVYTGRETRTVMNTSHPQTKVGLLDLEINRLSKILCAVTLTLSVLLVALNGFRGKWYIYVMRFLILFSSIIPISLRVNLDMGKTVYARQIMGDRDIPHTIVRTSTLPEELGRIEYLLSDKTGTLTQNEMELKRLHLGTMSYGWDSMDEVRRQLHDAMRRDVRRSRTWRDMSAKVYDMVMALALCHNVTPVTNEDGSVTYQASSPDEVALVDWTRSMGVHLAARDQHSITLSGDLGTFVYDILEVFPFTSERKRMGIVVRDRASGDIFFYLKGADVVMSRIVTYNDWLDEECGNMAREGLRTLVVARLRLSIESWEHFQRAYSAAKIRVDRRDEAMAHVVAAQLEQNMDLLGLTGVEDKLQGNVKTTLELLRNANIKIWMLTGDKIETATCIAISTKLVARNQYIHQVAKVSSVDTARDTLVFLQSKLDCCLVIDGESLQFFFDHFRHEFIEIATQLSVVVACRCSPTQKAEVTRLIRTFTNKRVCCIGDGGNDVSMIQAANVGIGIVGKEGKQASLAADFSVTQFCHITKLLLWHGRNSYQRSAKLAQFVIHRGLIISVIQAVFSSIFFFAPIALYQGWLMVGYATVYTMAPVFSLVLDRDVSEDMALLYPELYKDLTKGRQLSGKTFTTWLAISVYQGGAIILASLWLFENEFLNIVSISFTALILNELVMVALEITTWHIYMILSEIVTLMIYCFSMALLPEYFDLSFVLTFNFVWKTLIIVLVSSFPLYVIKAVHARVAPPSYSKLIMT, encoded by the coding sequence ATGGTGCCGCGGATacggacgcggcgcgcggAGGACGACGAGTGTGATGCGTTTCTGCCGAGTGGCGTGGATGAAGAGCGCCCGAagcgtgcgccgcgcgtgtggcggtggcggtgggTGCGCTGGTCGCGGCCAGCTGTGCCGACGAACCGCACGATTGTCTTGGGCGAGCCGGGGCGGTATCCACCGAACGTCGTGCGCAACCAGAAGTACAACCTCGTGACGTTCCTCCCGCTCGTGCTGTACGAGCAGTTCAAGTTCTTCTTCAACCTATACTtcctgctcgtcgcgctcaGCCAGTTCATCCCCGCGCTCAAGATCGGGTTCCTGGTGACGTACATCGCGCCGCTGTCGTtcgtgctgctcgtgaCGATCAGCaaggaggcgctcgacgactATGAGCGGCACCAGCGCGATGCGGAGAGCAACAGCTCGCCGTACGAGGTGCTTGGCCACCGCCCGCCCCTCgacgtcgaggcgccggtgcctgcgacgctgccgaGCAGCCGCCTGCAAGTCGGCcacctcgtcgtcctgcacAAGAACCAGCGTGTGCCTGCTGACATGGTCCTGCTCAAGACGTACACGGCCGATGCGGACGACACGTCCGAGTCCGGCACGTGTTTCGTCCGCACCGATCAACTCGACGGCGAGACGGATTGGAAGCTGCGGCTCGCTGTGCCAGCCACACAGCCCCTGTCAGAGAACGAGATCGCCGCACTCAGGTCACGCGCCGTGGTCGTCGCGGGTCCGCCGTCCAAGGACCTGCACTCGTTCGTCGGCACATTTACGATCCACCCGCCGGACGAGTCGCCGACCTGGGGGGCCGAAGAcctcgcgctcgccgcccaGCCACAGGTCACGCCCCTCTCCGTCGACCATATGCTGTGGGCGAACACGGTCCTGGCCGCCGGCCGAGCCATCGGCATGGTCGTGTACACGGGCCGAGAGACACGCACCGTCATGAACACGTCGCACCCTCAGACCAAGGTCGGCCTCCTCGACCTCGAGATCAATCGCCTCTCGAAGATTCTGTGCGCCGTGACACTGACTCTCTCCGTCCTGCTCGTCGCCCTCAATGGGTTCCGCGGCAAGTGGTACATCTACGTCATGCGCTTCCTCATCCTGTTCAGCTCCATCATTCCCATCAGTCTGCGCGTGAACCTCGACATGGGCAAGACCGTCTATGCCCGGCAAATCATGGGCGACCGCGACATCCCACATacgatcgtgcgcacgtcAACACTGCCAGAGGAGCTCGGGCGCATCGAGTACCTGCTGAGCGACAAGACCGGCACCCTCACCCAGAACGAGATGGAGCTCAAGCGACTGCACCTCGGCACCATGAGCTATGGCTGGGACAGCATGGACGAAGTGCGGCGCCAGCTTCATGACGCCATGCGCAGAGAcgtgcggcgctcacgcacctgGCGCGATATGAGTGCCAAGGTGTACGACATGGTCATGGCGCTGGCCCTGTGCCACAACGTGACGCCCGTCACGAACGAGGACGGCAGCGTGACGTACCAGGCATCGAGTCCCGACGaagtcgcgctcgtcgactggacgcgctcgatggGCGTGCATCTCGCAGCACGCGACCAGCACTCGATCACGCTGTCCGGCGACCTCGGCACGTTCGTGTACGACATCCTCGAGGTGTTCCCATTCACGTCCGAGCGCAAACGCATGGGCATCGTCGTGCGTGACCGCGCATCCGGCGACATTTTCTTCTACTTGAAGGGCGCGGACGTCGTCATGAGCCGCATCGTGACGTACAACGACTGGCTCGACGAAGAGTGTGGGAACATGGCCCGCGAGGGGCTTCGGAcgctcgtcgtggcgcGTCTGCGGCTCAGTATCGAGTCCTGGGAGCATTTCCAGCGCGCTTACAGCGCGGCCAAGATCCGCGTCGATCGccgcgacgaggccatggcccATGTCGTGGCCGCCCAACTTGAGCAGAACATGGATCTGCTCGGCCTTACGGGTGTGGAGGACAAATTGCAGGGCAACGTCAAAACGACCCTGGAACTTTTGCGGAATGCCAACATCAAGATCTGGATGCTCACGGGCGACAAGATCGAGACAGCGACGTGCATTGCGATCTCGACCAAGCTTGTGGCGCGCAACCAGTACATCCACCAGGTCGCCAAGGTATCGTCGGTCGATACCGCTCgcgacacgctcgtgtTCTTGCAGTCCAAGCTCGACTGCTGCCTCGTGATTGACGGCGAGTCACTGCAGTTTTTCTTCGACCACTTCCGCCACGAGTTCATCGagatcgcgacgcagctctccgtcgtcgtggcgtgTCGTTGCTCGCCCACGCAAAAGGCCGAGGTCACGCGCCTCATTCGCACGTTCACCAACAAGCGTGTGTGCTGTAtcggcgacggcggcaaCGACGTTTCGATGATCCAGGCTGCCAacgtcggcatcggcatcgtcggAAAAGAAGGCAAACAGGCATCGCTCGCCGCCGACTTCTCCGTAACGCAGTTCTGCCACATCACCAAGCTCCTGCTATGGCACGGCCGCAACTCGTACCAGCGAAGCGCTAAACTGGCCCAGTTTGTGATCCACCGCGGCCTGATCATATCTGTCATCCAGGCTGTGTTTTCCTCCATCTTCTTCTTTGCGCCCATCGCACTGTACCAGGGCTGGCTCATGGTCGGCTACGCCACTGTCTACACGATGGCACCTGTCTTCTCCCTCGTGCTCGATCGCGATGTCAGCGAAGACATGGCCCTATTGTACCCCGAGCTGTACAAAGACCTGACCAAGGGCCGCCAGCTCTCTGGCAAGACATTCACTACATGGCTCGCCATCAGTGTGTACCAGGGCGGGGCGATTATTCTCGCAAGTCTGTGGCTCTTTGAGAACGAGTTCCTCAACATTGTCAGCATCTCCTTCACAGCCCTCATCCTCAACGAGCTTGTCATGGTTGCTTTGGAAATCACGACATGGCACATCTACATGATCCTCTCGGAAATCGTCACGCTCATGATCTACTGCTTCAGCATGGCGCTCCTGCCCGAGTACTTTGATTTGTCATTTGTATTGACCTTCAACTTTGTGTGGAAAACCCTCATTATCGTGCTCGTTAGCAGCTTCCCACTCTACGTCATCAAGGCGGTGCACGCTCGCGTAGCACCGCCCAGCTACAGCAAACTCATCATGACATAG
- a CDS encoding vacuolar protein sorting-associated protein 35 has protein sequence MEESTKTLAESLSIVKVQRVQLKRYLDMDHVMDALKSASTMLSELRTSSLTPKHYYELYMAVLDALRHLSIYLYDAHTGGKHHLADLYELVQYCGHIVPRLYLMITVGSVYMSVPDAPVREIMKDMTEMSRGVQHPTRGLFLRHYLSTTTRDHLPTGSEPGPAGDLSDSISFVLANFVEMNRLWVRQQHLGHSREREKREMERRELRILVGTNLVRLSQLDGVSLELYQQTILPSILEQVIHCKDAIAQEYLMDVIIQVFPDDFHLHTLHLVLSACTQLHPKVSVKQLVIAMINRLAAYASREADNEAPEERQRQEDAARARLAAQVRARRPPSTTPPPSHIWYTIAQEQSTKRDSWRLLLTDLEHALPDDGDNIWSDTARPTPQPNLWEPVPPEAPVDADEAPAADLPAPPATFRGIPHDVHLFEVFWEQIQHLMQARTDLSMQDISALLLSLLNLSLNCYPDRLEYVDQVLGFAREKLSEALEAGDSTVLAPQSHFHMLLLAPIQAYDSALTLLGLPQFHALWSMQLPLTQRAIAQAIVSSMLRRHTLVSSPADVDGILGLCAPLLQYQPDVPDPSLPAQAAILDELRAQHGALARLVHLFYADDVQVHLALLHTVRQHYSQGGDAMRHIFPPLILDAIALLRRVPRESAWERKVRTLFQFVHQLIAAQYHAVETPELCVRLFLLAAEVADEARIEDVAYDMFVHAFTIFEESLTDSRAQLQAIGLVISTLHKARVFGTDNYQTLATKAALYSAKLLKRPQQATAVLMASHLWWQTPTDDAPYVRNGRRVLECLQKTLRIADACMDPHASLEMLCDALSKYIYYFELGVDTVSTQHINSLTSLLAQALDGAPTDDPDTPPASWHTAAPVDAPTQATRRHLVHLLRYVEMRKREALEQDSSPTGPDWHGLQTKALLSRMT, from the coding sequence ATGGAGGAGTCGACCAAGACGCTGGCCGAGTCGCTCAGCATCGTCAAGGTCcagcgcgtgcagctgaAGCGCTACCTGGACATGGACCACGTCATGGACGCGCTTAagagcgcgtcgacgatgcTCAGCGAGCTGCGCACCTCCAGCCTCACGCCGAAGCACTACTACGAGCTGTacatggccgtgctggatgcACTGCGCCACCTCTCGATCTACCTGTACGATGCGCATACCGGTGGCAAGCACCACCTTGCCGACCTCtacgagctcgtgcagtACTGCGGCCACATTGTGCCGCGCCTCTACCTCATGATCACCGTCGGCAGCGTGTACATGTCCGTCCCCGACGCGCCCGTCAGGGAGATCATGAAGGACATGACGGAAATGAGCCGCGGCGTCCAGCACCCGACGCGCGGCCTCTTTCTGCGCCACTACCTCTCGACCACAACCCGTGATCACCTGCCGACAGGCTCCGAGCCCGGGCCGGCCGGCGACCTGTCCGACAGCATCAGCTTCGTGCTCGCGAACTTTGTCGAGATGAACCGGCTGTGGGTCCGGCAGCAGCATCTCGGCCACtcgcgcgagcgcgagaagcgCGAGATggagcgtcgcgagctgcgcatTCTCGTCGGCACGAacctcgtgcgcctcagccagctcgatggcgtgtcgctcgagctgtACCAGCAGACGATCCTCCCATCCatcctcgagcaggtcatCCACTGCAAGGATGCCATTGCGCAGGAGTACCTCATGGACGTCATCATCCAGGTCTTCCCCGACGACTTCCAcctgcacacgctgcaccTCGTCTTGTCCGCATGCACTCAGCTGCATCCCAAGGTCAGcgtcaagcagctcgtcatcgcgATGATCAACCGCCTCGCCGCGTACGCGTCGCGTGAGGCGGACAACGAGGCGCCCGAggagcgccagcgccaggAAGACGCAGCCCGCGCCCGCCTCGCGGCCCAAGTCCGTGCGAGACGGCCGCCGTCCACtacgccgccgccgtcgcacATCTGGTACACGATCGCGCAAGAACAGAGCACGAAGCGCGACTCATGGCGCCTCCTCTTGACGGacctcgagcatgcgctccCCGACGACGGCGATAACATCTGGAGCGATacggcacggccgacgcCCCAGCCCAATCTGTGGgagcctgtgccgcctgaGGCGCCCGTCGatgcggacgaggcgccagCCGCCGACCTGCCTGCGCCCCCCGCGACGTTCCGCGGCATTCCGCACGACGTACACCTCTTCGAGGTGTTCTGGGAGCAGATCCAGCACCTCATGCAGGCACGCACGGACCTATCGATGCAGGACATCTCGGCGCTGCTCCTCTCGCTGCTCAACCTTTCGCTCAACTGCTACCCGGACCGCCTCGAGTACGTCGATCAGGTGCTCGGCTTTGCGCGCGAGAAGCTCAGcgaggccctcgaggcCGGCGACAGCACGGTCCTCGCACCACAGAGCCACTTCCACATGCTGCTCCTCGCGCCCATACAAGCGTATGACAGTGCGCTCACGCTCCTGGGTCTGCCGCAGTTCCACGCCCTGTGGTCCATGCAGCTGCctctcacgcagcgcgccatcgcCCAGGCCATCGTGTCCTcgatgctgcgtcgccacaCACTCGTTTCGTCACctgccgacgtcgacgggATCCTCGGCCTGTGTGCGCCGCTCTTGCAGTACCAGCCTGACGTGCCGGACCCGAGTCTcccggcgcaggcagcgaTCCTCGATGAgttgcgtgcgcagcacggcgccctCGCCCGGCTCGTGCACCTGTTCTACGCAGACGACGTGCAAGTGCatctcgcgctgctgcacaccGTCCGGCAGCACTATAGTCAGGGCGGCGACGCGATGCGACACATCTTCCCGCCGCTGAtcctcgatgccatcgCCCTCCTTcgccgcgtgccgcgcgagtcAGCTTGGGAGCGCAAGGTCCGCACCCTCTTCCAGTTCGTGCACCAGCTGATCGCCGCGCAGTACCATGCCGTCGAGACGCCCGAGCTGTGTGTGCGCCTCTTTCTCCTCGCGGCGGAAGTCGctgacgaggcacgcatcGAAGACGTGGCGTACGACATGTTCGTGCACGCATTCACCATCTTTGAAGAGAGCCTGACCGACTCGCGCGCCCAGCTCCAGGCGATTGGCCTCGTGATCAGCACACTGCACAAGGCCCGCGTCTTTGGCACGGACAACTACCAGACCCTCGCGACCAAGGCCGCCCTGTACTCGGCCAAGCTCCTCAAGCGGCCGCAGCAGGCCACGGCCGTGCTCATGGCAAGCCACCTGTGGTGGCAGACCCCcaccgacgacgcgccctACGTCCGCAacggccgccgcgtgcTCGAATGCCTCCAAAAGACACTCcgcatcgccgacgcgTGCATGGACCCACATGCCTCGCTCGAGATGCTCTGCGACGCCCTCAGCAAGTACATCTACTACTttgagctcggcgtcgacACCGTATCGACGCAGCACATCAACTCGCTCACGAGCCTCCTGGCccaggcgctcgatggcGCGCCGACCGACGACCCAGACACGCCCCCGGCTTCGTGGCACACGGCCGCACCCGTCGACGCACCGACCCAAGCCACGCGCCGTCACTTGGTGCATCTCCTGCGCTACGTTGAGATGCgcaagcgcgaggcactcgagcaAGACTCGTCACCCACCGGCCCCGACTGGCACGGCCTGCAAACCAAGGCACTGCTGTCGCGCATGACATAA
- a CDS encoding ubiquitin-protein ligase involved in ER-associated protein degradation, which translates to MADDSAPIPLWASELKYASCWICSEEEVRASDRIQVHLFPGHSTGLESRSRFIHPCKCSLIAHEKCLLSWIRQHSHDRPGTEIMCPQCKAPYQLEQPRSILLSSLEYVSSLIRSAMPVGASALAVAGVWLMATAHGSWSVRMFLGDRVARRFLKFPWPLHYWIDLPLIPFMLIGSRLPVFANLTTWLPTLAFMPLTDTLNPRPVRFRATTRMFASRNYPPDLMMTALALPWLRIMYLACKRFVYRQLLLSRPQRPVSNANRGSRMVLMGDQPSFGVLIDSQEAAMDTYETLDDGTLVGTGLANDRDDDQVLLEDLDLYVMEHQRVPVNIFVTVESLSKLFVQALGFPLVANVAGGFLAGLARYSDVIRRWLGIAPGVVPENDLANWLKILRSGWMDPGQRRLYAAWRDQEASFMLDDLDPVWFRNLLGGGMYIVVKDMFVLLYRYLRKQQRQQLRIKDLPFSEGVARELSKAQV; encoded by the exons ATGGCGGATGATTCTGCTCCTATACCTTTGTGGGCGTCCGAATTAAAATACGCTAGCTGCTGGATATGTTCAGAAGAGGAAGTGCGCGCTTCAGATCGCATTCAGGTACACCTGTTCCCTGGTCATAGCACCGGGTTGGAATCACGCTCTCGTTTTATTCACCCTTGTAAATGTTCACTGATTGCGCATGAAAAG TGCTTATTATCTTGGATTCGACAGCATAGTCATGATCGACCTGGCACAGAGATTATGTGTCCCCAGTGTAAAGCACCATACCAGCTAGAGCAGCCGCGCTCGATTTTGTTATCTTCGCTAGAATACGTATCGTCATTGATTCGGTCGGCCATGCCGGTTGGTGCCTCTGCTCTAGCTGTAGCTGGTGTCTGGCTAATGGCGACAGCGCATGGTTCGTGGTCCGTTCGAATGTTTCTCGGAGACAGAGTGGCGCGGCGGTTCCTCAAGTTTCCCTGGCCCTTGCAT TACTGGATTGATTTGCCACTGATACCATTCATGCTAATTGGAAGCCGTTTGCCTGTTTTTGCCAATCTTACGACATGGCTTCCTACATTGGCGTTTATGCCTCTGACAGACACACTGAACCCAAGGCCTGTTCGATTCCGGGCGACGACTCGTATGTTTGCATCTCGGAATTATCCACCCGATCTCATGATGACAGCACTAGCGCTGCCATGGCTTCGGATCATGTACTTGGCGTGCAAGCGGTTTGTGTATCGTCAATTGCTGTTGTCACGGCCGCAGCGACCTGTGTCCAATGCCAACCGAGGATCGCGCATGGTACTAATGGGTGATCAGCCAAGTTTTGGTGTTCTCATCGACAGCCAAGAAGCGGCCATGGATACTTACGAGACACTGGATGATGGCACGTTGGTTGGTACAGGTCTAGCTAATGATCGGGACGACGATCAGGTCCTTTTGGAGGACTTGGACTTGTATGTGATGGAGCATCAGCGGGTGCCAGTCAATATTTTTGTAACGGTCGAGAGCTTGTCCAAACTTTTTGTCCAAGCGCTTGGTTTTCCTCTCGTTGCCAATGTGGCTGGTGGGTTTTTGGCGGGACTCGCGCGCTACAGTGATGTGATACGAAGATGGCTTGGCATTGCGCCTGGTGTGGTGCCTGAAAATGACTTGGCAAATTGGCTCAAGATTCTTCGATCTGGATGGATGGACCCTGGACAGCGGCGTCTGTATGCGGCATGGAGAGATCAGGAAGCTAGTTTCATGCTGGATGACTTGGACCCTGTGTGGTTCCGCAACCTGCTTGGTGGTGGTATGTACATTGTGGTCAAAGACATGTTTGTGCTGCTGTATCGATATCTTCgcaagcagcagcgacagcAGCTACGAATCAAAGACTTGCCCTTCAGTGAGGGCGTTGCACGCGAACTGAGCAAGGCACAAGTATAA